The genomic interval AAATTCCCGAAGCCCCCGCCCTTGTAGCTCCTTGACCCCACCCTTGAGCTGAGCTTTCTCGAGTAGGGCCATGACTCTGAAGCCGGGGGAGCAGCGTctgcctggggttgtgggcagcaCGTACTTAGATGGGGGTTGGGCTGCGGATGTAGGAACTTTGGGATACGCGGGAACCAGGTTCCAGAAACAGTCGGTATGGGTTTTCGAATTTCGGGGGGCCGGGACTCGGGATATGGGATCTCTGCTCGTGGCAGGGCAGGACTGGACCCAGCTTCCGAGGAGGCATGAAGTGGACACAGGGTGGAACATGAATTTTAATATGAGGGCAGACCAAAGGGGCCTGCGGAACAGTTTGGGGCCAGGCCGAGCTGCATAGGGCCTGCAGGGACGTCACTCCACCGCCCTCTGTCATTTCATAAGGCCTAATTTTTTCCCGAAACCTGAGTAGGTGTCAGAGGCCTGCTTAACAGTCTTGTCCACGGTTTCCTGGGTGGAGCTGGTCAGCTGGTccagggctggggaaggagaggagagttAGGGCAAGGGGGGAACCAGCTCCTTGGAGGGTTACTCCTATGCAGGGTTAGCCCCATGTGGGGTCAGCGTGGCCATGGTCTCTCCCAGGGAAACCTGCCTTGGGGTTTCCCCTGCCTTGGGGCATTGTGGGCAGTGGGGCCTGCAGAGGAGAGGGTGTACTTGGGCCAAGGTTGGCGTAGGGGTTGTGGAGCTGTCTATCCCCACCCCTCCAAACCCACCAGACCTTTCTGCCCGGCCTCTGTGGCTTGATTCACCACTTGCTGAACTGTTGCTCCGGCTGCTGTCACTAGAAGAGAGACATGTGGCTTTGAACCCCTGTTGAGGCACTACTCACCACACAGGTCCCACCATTGCTGAACTCCATATATGTTCTCTAGTCTGTCCTAGAAGGGCCAGGGGTGGATCAGTGAGGTGAAGTCCCTTACCCAAGGCCTCCCAGCTGGTTGACGGGCATGGGCCCTCTCAGTGTCTCTAGAGAGTTCTGTATTTATAACGCGGGCCCCACCCTTCTGGCTGGCTTCCCTTGCCTTTTCCCAGGGTTGCAGCGGAGAAACAGTtggatggaggaaggaaggtgggGCAAGGGCCCTGCTGGGTATTGCCCAGGAAGACCTTCTAATAACACTGATAGAAGCCTGGCCCAGATGTCTGAAATGCCACCTTTCCTACATTTGGCCCTGGGGCCTCTACTTTTCCCAGACTCTCTcatcacctcctccctcctgtgaCCCGCCCTGGAGAACATAAAAGCAGTAAATGCCAATGCCTCCTTGGATAAGGCAGCTCAAGGCATTAATTAGGAGACAAGCGTAGAAAGGAGGTGAAACTTCAAGATCAGGCCATCTTTTCTGGAATAGAATTTCTACCTGTGGTGAATGAGGTTTTCCAGAGGCTCAGGTGGGTCAGTCTGCTGGCTGGGCTGACAGATGGTTACAGCGTGCAGAGATCTAACCCATTCTTGCTGCCAGTTGGGAAAGGGCCTACGTTGCCCAGAGCCCATTCCTGAGAGATGGCTAGGCAGGTCCTGGGTGAACTTACAGAAGCCCCTGGGGGCCTTGTCTGACAGAACCCATCAGAAAGCTACAGAGAAAGAAGCCTTCACACTCAGCTCACAGATGGGGCAAGTGAAGCCTAGAAGGCAGGGTCCTGGAGGCAGAGACTTCCTTGGTAGCACCTTAGTCTCACCAGGAGAACTGTGGGCTTTCCTGGGGGCACTGGTGAAGGAGGGGCTAGTAGGAGTTGTCTCTTGACTAGGATTAGGCAGGATTGAGAGCTGAAGTCCCAAAGAGGCCAGGGCTGGTTGCTGGAGAGTCAGGCGGGTGAGCCAAAGGTCTTCTCATATCCCCTATCCCCAGCCCCAACTGTGTAGCCTCTGGAATAAGGGGAGAGCTGCAGTGGAGAAAGTAAGGCTGGGACCTGCCCTGCAGAGTGGGGActtaaaggaaataattattttcaggGGTAGGGAGAGTTTTAAAAAGTCCGTTGGGGTCTGGAGCAGCCTCCCCATCCTATCCAGTCCTGTGGTAGAGACCCTGACGTGCAGAGGTGGGCAGCGCGCTCTCTCCGGGGACCTTCATCCTCGATTAAGGGCGGTGGTGAAGCCCCCCCTCCCCTGCACCACCTCCTTTGAAGGGCTCCGACCTCTCGGGCTCTGCAGTTCTCCCACCTCCCTTGGAACATCATCCCTCTGCTGCCCGCTCCCATCTCAGGGGAGATCCCCCTGTGCCTGAACCTTCTGCCCGCGCCTTTGCAGGCTGCGCAGACCCGCGGCTTCTCCCCTGCCTGTGTACCCCAAGTGGGGCGCTGTCCTCACCCGCTTCCTGGGCCGTCTCCTCCACCTGTTGCTTCAGATCCTGCAAGCCCTTGCTGGC from Nycticebus coucang isolate mNycCou1 chromosome 3, mNycCou1.pri, whole genome shotgun sequence carries:
- the ADIRF gene encoding adipogenesis regulatory factor — encoded protein: MASKGLQDLKQQVEETAQEAVTAAGATVQQVVNQATEAGQKALDQLTSSTQETVDKTVKQASDTYSGFGKKLGLMK